GCTTTTCAAAAAAGACCGGCGTCATTCGTTTCACTTGGTAAATTAAATCTGCTGCCAAATCTTCACGTATTTGCTTGTATGCCGTCTGTAATGCTTCTTCTGGTGTCTCTATCTCAGCCTTCTTCTCGACTGCAGTAGCTTCATCATCATTTTTATCACGTGACTTAAAGTCTCTAAACTCATCAAATTGGAGCAGGAATGATTGATCAATTCGATCTACGGAGGAATTTAATACTTCACGACCACGGTCTGTTATTGTGAATTGACCTCGAGTGACCGTTTCCAATAATCCAGCACGCTCCATATAGGTCTTGGCCCAGGCGACACGGTTATGGAAAACAGTTTGCTGTCCGCTGGGCAGTAGCTTTTGTCGCTCTTCATCAGAGAGCTCAAGATAATCCGCTAAGGTATCTTTCAATATGCGAACTGTGTGTATTTTTCCATCAGAAATATGTTTTAAAAGCGGTAGCATAATGGTTTGAAAGTCGGGGATTGTCACGGCTGGCCCAGTCTACTATTTCGAAAGAGATGCGATTCGACCTTGTTCACTTATCACAGGAATCAGTATTGTCGCTCCACACTCACAATCAAGGTTATGTAGTGCTGTGATACTGCTGCCACGACAACAAAATCACTACGTTTATGGCTTTATTCTGAACAATATCCCACTTAGCTGGTCTGAGCACAACAATAAACAGAACGAGACACCGCAATAATCAAAAAACGACCGCGTGTTTAATCGCCTGCGGGATCTTCAATGTGATTTGAATACGCCCATGATTTTAAAATCCGGAATTTAATTATTTCACCAGCCAGACGCCAGAATCAAGTAGATCATGAATCGTTACAACATCGGTAACCAGATCCTGAAAATGTGTAGCCCGACGTCACCACGCGGAGTCGTTTCAGAAGCAGCTGACCGCCGTAGCATCAATCGCGATGCTGGCCATGAGCGAGAGCTCCGATCCCCTCCCCTACAAAAACCTCTCCAATAATCACAGTCGGTTTACAGCCACCTCCCTGTCGAG
This genomic stretch from Gimesia sp. harbors:
- a CDS encoding restriction endonuclease, whose amino-acid sequence is MTIPDFQTIMLPLLKHISDGKIHTVRILKDTLADYLELSDEERQKLLPSGQQTVFHNRVAWAKTYMERAGLLETVTRGQFTITDRGREVLNSSVDRIDQSFLLQFDEFRDFKSRDKNDDEATAVEKKAEIETPEEALQTAYKQIREDLAADLIYQVKRMTPVFFEKLVLDLMLAMGYGGSQDTAGSLTVAGADEGIDGVINEDQLGLDIVYLQAKRWENQVGRPEIQKFVGALHGKRARKGVFLTTSTFSRDAHQYVETIDPKVVLIDGNRLAQLMIDFNVGVSTAQSYFIKRIDSDYFIED